In Pyrenophora tritici-repentis strain M4 chromosome 6, whole genome shotgun sequence, the DNA window CAAGTTTGAAGGAAACCCCTACCGCAAGCAATATCGACAAGATCGGAAGCGATAGTGGTGTGACAGACGCAACAATCCAAGTTATATAATCTGTGAGCCTCTGCGGTCTCAGACGGATGATGCCGGCACACCATCTCAGGATTCTGCTTTCTCCGCTCACAACATCCACCACACCAGGGCTGGCTAAGGTCAGTTGATCCAAGAAAACCTGTGAATGAACTTACTGCGCCGCATCCGTCCAAGATGTAAGGCGATTCTAACGCGTTGTCGAAATCAAATTTGGTAGCGCAGTTGTTACAGTGGCCAGCGGAAGTATCGATGGTCTGGTCTACAAGAACAAGCCGAAGTGCATTTAACGCTGCATTGGCCTCCTTAAGGTCCTTAATGACACGATCATACTTATTCTGCAGGTCTGATCGATCTCTGTCCTCCTTCTCTAACTGCTGCGAGACTTGGGCAAGCTCAGTCAAAACGGCATGCACTCCCAGCGCAGATGTGCGAGGCGGCGGGGTAATCGGCTCGTGCGAATCATCGGTCTGGTGGTCACCGTCTAACCCAGGCGAGGAATCGGTTAAGTCGATGATGATTGCTGAGCGACGGCGGATCTTTCTTAAGTCGTTGGCGAGCTACTCTCTGTTAATATTGTTCTCTCATCTAGGCGAGCAAACTTACCTCGCTGCTGTTGCGGCGCTTCGTGCTTCGCTGCGGGTTCCTTGACGACGATGATTGAGGCATGATGCGAGGGTAAGCGAAAGAAGGGGAGCTGCAGGTATCAGGCAGACTTGGATGTAGGTGAGAAGGACAGATGAGGTGAGAGGGGAAGTGAGAGAATATATAGGGAAGAGTAGGACGGGGGAGAGAATAGGGTGATCGTGACGGAGGAGATAGGTAAAGGGTATACGTAAAGATTATGTCGCTCGCCGCATACCCATTCTTTGAGTTGAGCACGGGCAGAGCGAGTGACACGATAAGAGAGTGATCCTGAACATCTGCATGCACAGCTGTCGGGAGATCCCTGCGGTATTCGGCAATGCCGAATGCCAGGATAGATATGGTTTAGAAGCAGTCGTGATGGCTGCAGGTGCCCACACTGTAAGGGGCGAGAACTACCCATGACACCGCCATAGTGTTTGCTTGCTCGACTTCTTCCACTACCGATGCTCTCCTCCTGAGCGCCGAACGACCCGCTTCTGCCTGCTCTGTCGCAGGCGTCTTGCGCTTACGACCTCGTTTTCCCTTCGTTGCGGCCTCTCATTGGCACAATACATTCAGCTTCGATAGCGTTTGGTCTCGCCCGCCGACGGGTGCCAGTGGACAGGCTCAGTAAACCTCCGGGAAAGAATTGGCCCCAGTCGTTCTAACGCCGTGGAGTGCCCTATGTGCATTGATCAAGTTAGAGGATTGCCTATAACCGCATGTATCAGCCAAGATATGCATAAATGTAAGCACATAATCACTAACCGGAAGTCGCAATCTACTCTTCCGCAGAAGGAGTCGTTTGTACAAAGTGGTAGACTTGCCAGATTTGGACACAGTTGACACAGTCCCAGGTTCGAATTCTTGTTCGACGTCACCTGAATGCGACTTTCCATGACTGCAGTCGCTCAGTGTGATTACTTCCATAGATGAAGTAATCGAAATAGTGTTGATATACTGCTCGTTTCGGATCCAAGTAGTGAGTGCCTCGAGTTGGAAATATTCAGCTTCACGGATTAAGCTCGCATATCAAGGCAGATCAAAACCATTCGTCCGAGTCCAGAAGATAGGAGGTACGGAGCTTCGTAAGAAGTCTAGAATATGTTCGAACAGAAGGGGACTTCGATCAACGAAAGGCATTCCGTTAGCGTAACAGGCACTGCCAGCCCACTGTTTCGAGAGCATTGCGTTTAAGAACGGTGACTGTTCGAGTGTAGACTTGAGTGTAGTGAATGAGCGGCCGCCCACGTTGATCATGAATGGTTCGGTCATTAACGTGGCTGTACTTAGAGAGAGACAGAGGATCACGGAGAAAGACTAGGAGGCAGGTCAGTTTGGGCATAAGCGCGCTTGGCTCGACTCAGCCCTAAAGAAGTAAAGCGCCATGTTGATGATAGCTAGACTATTTCAGGGCTAGCAGGACAGGTTCTGAGCCACATGCCAAGTGCTTAGGTAATATGAATCAGAGCTAGTGTATGGCTAGAATTATTAGCTGAATCTGGGGTGGAGGGCTTGGAATACTGTTAACATGTGTCTCGCCCATTCTACCAAGACCGCGCAGGATGTGTACCTTCTGGCGCTGGCACTCTTGGGACGCCCTCGAGGCTGAAAACAGTCTGATGCTCTCCAAAGTCTACAGAACTTTAGCTACACATGTTGGCCCGCAGTCAACGAGCGGATACTAACACTCTCTGCTTACAATACTGCCTGCGCACACCTGCATCTGCGTGCGCACCTCGTGTGAGCTGATATACTGCCGCGTCGCTGCCGCCATCTTCTTGACCCTCTTCGACTCTTCGAGTCTAATGTCCTCCAGTCCCCACACTAAGTTAAAGTGGTAGTGCCGCCCCATGTTGTTTAGCAGTGCCCTCTCGCGTCAGAACCTCTCTGCCATATGCTTCGTCTCCGTGGCGTTCGCCACCAGCGTCTCGCCGATGTGCAGCACGTCGTCCTTTGAACGGCTTGAGCGACGGCACGCCCGTCCCGATCGACACCAGGCACTTGACCTGGCCCTGCAGCGGCTCAAGTTCCACACCTCGCGCACCGGATTGTTTGCGCCTGTCGCTACGTCCACGAACGCTTTGCCAAATCTGCCCACCGCGATCGGGCCGAAGAAGGAGGTTGCTGCCGACTCGTTAACGGAAGTTGCCGGTTGCCAATTAAAGTTCCTGGAGGGGTAACAGCCTTGGCTCTGACCCCGCGCCGAAGCGTCTAACCCCACCATATGAACAAAAGAAATGGCTCTACCACGGTCAGAGGCGTGCATTATAGAGGATGGAGTATTCTTCTTGGATGATCCAGAAGTTGGAGACAGATTCCAAGAGATGAATGAGAAGCGGTTCGCGTTCAAAACAGTGGCCGGTGTCAACTTCTGTCTCGACTTCTGTCGAAGCAGGACCCTCGAGGACGATGTAAGTGAGTCACGCAGTACACAGCATATCTAATGGTCAGCAGCGTATTCGATGTATAATAGAATCATTTTTCAAACGTTCAGGCCTAGGCCTACTGAAGCTATATGGCCCACAGCCGGATATCATCTTCACCTTCCTGAACAACCCATCCAACGAGGCGAGCGAAGAATCAAGCGAAAATACTAAGGGAAAACAAAATGTGAAGGTCCTACTCGTCCTTCTATTATCAAAGAATTCTACTGTAGAATTCTATAAGCGCTCGCACTTGCACGTTTTACAAGCCGACATTGCTAGGATTGGGTTGTTGCAGGTAGCACCAGAGAACTTAGAAAGTGAGGAGATTGAGTCGTGTGAGGTAACAATGGAAGCCGGCGGTTTGTAAGGACACTCCTTTTGATACCGCTGTGAAGCTTCTAATGATCCTGTAGTGCAATCATTGATGGCAGACTCGCATTCCGGATAATCAAAGGACAGGCAATCATCGTCGGATTCGGCGTCGACGAAGAGGTCAAAGAGTGGAATAAAATGCGCTTTCCAAGAGAGGTAAGCATAATAGAGAAGGTAAGGGCAATGAACAGAGAGAGGATTTTTATGAATGTTCTGTTCTCTTAGAGGAAATTGATCGCGAGCTCATTGGTCTAATACCACTTGCAAACGGGAATCTATCCTACGAGAGGTGCGCGTTATTGAAGTCATGAAGAGACTGTTCGCTTGCATACGGAGCCATAAGCTGAGTGTTACCCCAGTCTACGGTCTGTCCATAAAACACACCTGCTCGAGACGGCCACTGCCTACCCTCCGGAACAACACTATTGCTCTCAATAGGAATGCCAGAAATATGACCATCTGAAAAAGAGAATTGGTTGCTGTATCCATTCCACTGATGATTATCGTCACATGCGGTGGCTTTCGACTCTACTGCTCATTTTAGTACCATGAAACCAATTGGAGAACAATCATACCCATTGCAACAGATCTGTGCTTCGTATTCGACTTCAAGTCAATACTTCCTATGCTAAACTGTTGCCTTTGTGGTGGTAAACCTGCAGCTTCAGCCTTACGCTTTCCGCCGCCGTTTCCGTCAATTTTATCGGATGCTTTCATCTTATTCTGACATGCATTGTCGAGCTCCAGTTTTCTGTTCTTGACTATTTCTTTCTTTCTAGTCAATGCATCGGATAGTCTCGGGTTGCCAGTTTTATTGTTGCACTTAGCAAAATGAGTCAGCCAGGTTCGAACGGTAGTGCTTGACGCTCCACATAGGAGACACTTCTCGTCGCATTCAATGTCTGCACAATACATCCTCATTAGCACAAGTACGTAATGTCTATAATCGCGAGAAAAATTTGAGCGAGTCTTACGTTCGCCAAAGTGCCGGGCAAGACTGCTGGATTTGCCGTACGTGCTCTGCTTGCAGCAGTCTGGGTGAGGACAGTCAAACATCGTTGATGCAATGCGGTCAGTGCTCCGATAGGGGCTGTCAGTAACACCAAGCTCGACCGTGCCATTATCTTCAGGGTCGCTTTCGATACCGTCATTATCGTTCACAAAAGTGGGAGTGAATTCTGATGAGAAACGCTGGAGATTGTTCGTCAGAGGCTGCAGAACTCTAATTAAGGGCTGGATGTTGGCGACAATCATTTGTAGCGATTGTAAGGCTTGAGTAAGATCGCATAATGTTCCGGCATTGATACGTAAGCTGTTGCAACTCTGGCAGTTCAGTTGTTGATTCAAATTGTACGACATTTTTGATATATATAGATGGGAAGTTGGTGGTTGGGCGGAGCGCTGGGAAATCAGGTAACAGCTGAGCCAGCTAATACCCGGTCAGCCGACTGGGCCACGTTTGATGTCTAGGAGCAACCAAGAAACGATTAAAAAGGTCCAGTCGCCCCAGATACTTTTTTGAATCCAAGTAATCGTTTTCGCGATAATCTTCCTACGATCGTTTGGGCATTGAGTATCAGCGCCGCTTCAACACTCCCGCCCTGCCGCCCGCGAAGTAATCTCTCATGCCTCGATGTCTTTCACAATGCTAACAAAGTCGTAGATCACCAAACGCAATCCATATGTCGGATAAGTGTCCCATCTGCAGCGGCACTGGCAAACAAGGGGATTACGATTGCGGTGCCTGTCATGGCACGGGTGCCGACACCTCGTCCAACTCGAAGTAGCCACAGCAGTCATACCCGCTACCAGTTTTTTCACGACTTGAAATGAGGGATGTTTGGATCTAGGTCAAAATAGGCAGAATCAATATTGCTTTTTTCTTGCTATCTTCCCCTGTCGATGACGAGGGTAAAGCGAACTCGAAGTTGCGTACGCTGCTAGGTCAGCTCTCCTCTGCGGTTTCCACTGCGGTTTCCACTGCGGTTTCAATTCGCTGGCCCGTCTTTCAAGACCCACCAATCGGCATGGCGCACTGCAATGCATTGTTATGTGTTCGTACATGCGTCAGCCCAGTAGCACAATACGGGGCAGTAGTCCTAATCTAGCGACGCCCACTAACCCACATGGAGGTGAGCAATTTTCCCGACCGAAGCACTTGCTGGCAAGGGGATCAACTTCTTGACCGGTCTGTAGCTATCCAACTGTCCAAGCAAATCAAGCTTAAGGCTTCAACATTCAATATAAATACCCTCTACCTGCGGTGACATAAACGTGAATTATCTACACTCAGACTATTATCGCTGCCCAGTTCTCACTTCTTCCGCTACAGAACCATCATCAAATATATTTCCCTCGCCAAGATGTGCACGCAATACGTCTCGAACACTAGGTATTACGGCTGTGGCGATACGGTAATAGAAAAGGGAGCTATCTCCCCCTGCCCTGACAAGGGCAAGCCTGGTCACCAGACTTCCGAGCATTTCGCCGGTTCCGGGAGGAATGAGGGGAAATGTGGCCAACCTAACTGTCGCCAGCCCTAAGTCTGTTGCCTGGAGTGCGAATAGTTAGTTGTCTTGCTAACAGCCTACAGGACTGCAAATAATTGACGTGACAAGTTGTCGCTCTCATGGCGGGTCTTGTTTATGCCTGCAACTCAAATCGCTACCAAAACGTCAGTTGTTGGGTAGTTGTTGGATATGGGGTGGTTCGCATAGTTGTACATGGGTTACACAGCCGCTACGACATGCCAAGCCGCTACGATACCGGTACCTAGGCCAACCCTTAATTGAACTATTTATTCAGCGTTCGTCTTCTGCCAGTGACTCTTGTACTCACAACTCCATTGCATCGTCATGGATATAATAAGTGAGAAAGGGCGCACAGCCGTTGTCTATCGTGTGAAACAAGGCTTGATTTGCAAATCGCCACGGACCGGAGGCAGCGAAAAATTTCAGGCTGAGATCAAGAATGCTTTCGTCGTAGAAAGGCAACTTCTAGAAAGGCTAGGAGACCATCCCAGAATCGTTCAGTATGTTCCCATATCTACAAGCGTGCAAACCTAACCTTAGCTCATCAGGTACTACGGAACCCACACAGACGACGGCCTGTTACTCAGCGAGGCAGATCATGGAGACCTTCAATTGTACATCGATAGGGACAATAGCAAAATCGACACGGACAACAGCAAAATCGACAACGCTTTGCGAAAGAAGTGGAGCCTCCAGGCCGCTGAAGCCCTCGCTCACGTCCACAAAAAAGGCATTGTCCACCGCAATGTATGCCCTAATAACTTTCTTGTTCATGAGGGCAGCTTGCTTCTTGCCGACTTTGGGGGCTCTAGTTGCCGTGAACTAGAGTTGAACGGGCATCTGCTCCCTGATCCCCCATTTTTCGACCCACATTTGACAGACTTCAACACGCCAAAAGTCGATGTCTTCAGTCTAGGCGTCCTTCTCTACATTATCAATACTGG includes these proteins:
- a CDS encoding SPS1, Serine-threonine protein kinase, encoding MDIISEKGRTAVVYRVKQGLICKSPRTGGSEKFQAEIKNAFVVERQLLERLGDHPRIVQYYGTHTDDGLLLSEADHGDLQLYIDRDNSKIDTDNSKIDNALRKKWSLQAAEALAHVHKKGIVHRNVCPNNFLVHEGSLLLADFGGSSCRELELNGHLLPDPPFFDPHLTDFNTPKVDVFSLGVLLYIINTGQYPFHQGPVPQDMKRFEYENDVEVRLQQNEFPSLSGVQFKDVIAGCCCERRFESAEEVFIALEAEM